In Rubidibacter lacunae KORDI 51-2, the following are encoded in one genomic region:
- a CDS encoding glucokinase, producing MTRLIAGDIGGTKTILRTIKATAGSSTYTTIAEATFPSQQYPDLVPMVREFQADAEQPLPETACFAIAGPVVNQTSQLTNIDWRLQSDRLARELGIARVRLLNDFAAVSYGILNLADEDRVTLLDAPVQRAPIGVLGAGTGLGEGFLVPEANGGFEVFATEGGHADFAPRNELEFALSEHIRKTNHIERVSVERVVSGQGIVSIYRFLRDVQFAPESPHVCEIIKAWERQEPTEDPAATISQAAAGEADRLCAKTMEMFVEAYAAEAGNLALKFLPYGGLYIAGGIAAKILPLLQSDRFERVFKSKGRVSPILNAVPVHVILNPQVGLLGSVQYALK from the coding sequence ATGACACGATTGATTGCGGGCGATATCGGCGGAACTAAGACGATTTTGCGGACGATCAAGGCAACAGCGGGGAGTAGCACCTATACGACGATCGCCGAAGCGACGTTTCCCTCGCAGCAATATCCGGACTTGGTGCCGATGGTGCGCGAATTCCAAGCGGACGCCGAGCAACCGCTACCGGAGACGGCCTGCTTTGCGATTGCCGGTCCGGTCGTCAATCAAACCTCGCAACTCACCAACATCGACTGGCGCCTACAAAGCGATCGCCTCGCACGGGAGTTAGGTATCGCGCGGGTGCGGTTGTTGAACGATTTCGCAGCAGTTAGCTACGGTATCCTGAACCTGGCCGACGAAGATCGAGTAACGTTACTAGATGCCCCGGTGCAGCGCGCCCCGATCGGGGTGTTGGGAGCGGGTACCGGGTTGGGCGAAGGATTCTTGGTTCCGGAAGCAAACGGCGGTTTTGAAGTATTTGCAACAGAAGGCGGTCACGCTGACTTCGCGCCGCGCAATGAACTAGAGTTCGCCTTGAGCGAGCACATCCGCAAAACCAACCACATCGAACGCGTTTCTGTCGAGCGGGTTGTCTCCGGGCAGGGCATCGTGTCGATCTACCGCTTTCTCCGCGACGTGCAGTTCGCCCCCGAATCGCCGCATGTTTGCGAAATCATTAAAGCTTGGGAACGTCAAGAACCGACAGAGGATCCGGCAGCCACAATCTCTCAGGCGGCTGCGGGCGAAGCCGATCGCCTTTGCGCTAAAACCATGGAGATGTTTGTGGAGGCTTATGCAGCAGAAGCCGGCAACCTCGCGCTGAAGTTTTTGCCTTACGGCGGACTTTATATTGCCGGGGGCATTGCCGCTAAGATTTTGCCGCTGCTGCAAAGCGATCGCTTCGAACGCGTATTCAAAAGCAAGGGTCGCGTCAGCCCGATCCTCAATGCCGTCCCAGTGCATGTCATCCTCAATCCGCAAGTTGGATTGCTCGGCTCGGTACAGTATGCCCTGAAGTAG
- the surE gene encoding 5'/3'-nucleotidase SurE, with product MAHLLIGNDDGIFALGVRALADSLAAAGHTVTVVCPDRERSATGHGLTLHQPIRAQAIEGLFSPAVRAWSCSGTPSDCIKLALHALLDDRPDYVLSGINHGPNLGTDVLYSGTVSAAMEGAIEGITGIAFSLASFGSFDFSAAAAFAQSLVAPGGLPEFPEPTLLNINIPALPAAQIAGVTIARQGLRRYIEQFEQRVDPRGKHYYWLAGEAIEDIEQPDHLHLPDEVPTDVCAIRDRYITVVPLQFDLTAASSLIYLRALGGLSGPTAAAESPI from the coding sequence ATGGCACACCTCTTGATCGGGAACGACGACGGTATTTTCGCGCTTGGCGTCCGCGCCCTAGCCGACAGCTTGGCGGCGGCCGGGCACACCGTGACCGTGGTTTGCCCCGATCGCGAGCGCTCCGCCACCGGTCACGGGTTGACGCTACACCAGCCCATTCGCGCCCAGGCAATCGAAGGATTATTTAGCCCGGCAGTCCGCGCTTGGTCTTGTTCGGGAACGCCGTCGGACTGTATCAAGTTAGCACTGCATGCGTTACTGGACGATCGACCGGACTACGTCTTGTCGGGCATTAACCACGGTCCCAACCTCGGGACGGACGTACTGTACTCGGGAACAGTATCGGCAGCGATGGAAGGCGCGATTGAAGGGATTACCGGCATCGCGTTTAGCCTCGCGAGCTTTGGCAGCTTCGACTTTAGCGCGGCAGCAGCCTTCGCGCAGTCGCTGGTCGCGCCGGGCGGGCTGCCCGAGTTTCCCGAGCCGACACTGCTCAACATCAATATTCCGGCCTTGCCAGCCGCACAAATTGCTGGCGTGACGATCGCGCGGCAGGGACTGCGACGCTACATCGAGCAATTCGAGCAGCGCGTCGATCCGCGTGGCAAGCATTATTACTGGCTGGCGGGCGAGGCCATCGAGGACATCGAACAGCCCGACCACCTCCACCTGCCGGATGAGGTGCCCACCGATGTCTGCGCGATTCGGGATCGCTATATCACCGTGGTCCCGCTGCAATTCGACCTAACCGCTGCTAGCAGCCTCATATACCTGCGCGCGCTGGGGGGATTATCCGGCCCCACCGCAGCGGCGGAATCCCCGATTTGA
- the mrdA gene encoding penicillin-binding protein 2, whose amino-acid sequence MTALQQPSPVKPANTRRKQKQSQRTVGRQLRPVLLLFAVTGLLLGGLGSRLAYLQLAKGDRNRQLAENNRIRILPKLPVRGLLLDRKGRIIADSRLSHSLFIWPLAQTSERWPETVQLLAEILEIPTEEIQTKVEQAEPNSPTLVRIARNLTPAQITAIEEYSIDLDGVEIDAEPIRSYPHGTLAAHVVGYTGEITSEELDALRERGYRLGDVIGRMGVERGFESQLRGEWGGQQVEVDGSGRIVRILGEKQARAGLNISLTLDLDVQRAAEAALDDRRGAIVAIDPHSGGILAMVSHPTFDPNIFSTRITHETWEALQSQGNPFINRAVRGYPPGSTFKVVTAIAGMESGKYPPGTILNTYGVINLGGMLMPAWNGAGFGPLGYEGALQWSSNTFFGQVAVGVGGVTLIDWSRRLGFGVSTGVELAEESSGLIADDEWKRERFNDWGWTIGDTANMSIGQGFTLTTPLQVAVLFAIPANGGYLVRAHFLKDERPADAWRKSLDLNSANVATVQRGLRQVVTAGTGQALAVPHLPPTAGKSGTAEAPPGETHAWFGAYAPYDKPEIVVVAFAEHSGGGGGSVAAPMVREVLETYFDVKPPQ is encoded by the coding sequence ATGACTGCTCTTCAACAACCATCTCCTGTCAAACCAGCCAACACGCGCCGGAAACAAAAACAGTCGCAGCGCACGGTCGGGCGTCAGTTGCGACCTGTGCTACTGCTCTTCGCCGTAACCGGATTGTTATTGGGCGGGCTCGGCTCGCGTTTGGCTTATCTGCAGCTGGCAAAAGGCGATCGCAACCGACAACTTGCCGAAAACAACCGTATTCGCATCCTGCCTAAACTGCCGGTGCGCGGACTCTTGCTGGATCGCAAGGGCCGCATTATTGCCGACAGCCGCCTGTCTCACTCGCTATTTATCTGGCCGCTGGCGCAGACGAGCGAGCGCTGGCCGGAGACGGTGCAACTCCTTGCCGAAATTCTGGAAATTCCCACTGAAGAAATCCAAACGAAGGTAGAGCAAGCCGAGCCTAACTCGCCGACCCTCGTGCGAATTGCGCGTAACCTTACACCTGCCCAGATCACTGCGATCGAAGAGTACAGCATCGATCTCGACGGGGTCGAGATCGATGCTGAACCGATTCGGTCATATCCCCATGGGACCCTAGCCGCGCATGTGGTCGGCTACACGGGTGAAATCACCTCCGAGGAATTAGATGCGTTGCGAGAACGTGGCTATCGTCTGGGCGACGTGATTGGGCGTATGGGCGTGGAGCGCGGTTTCGAGTCGCAGTTGCGCGGCGAGTGGGGCGGCCAGCAGGTGGAAGTAGATGGCTCGGGGCGTATTGTCCGGATCCTTGGCGAAAAACAAGCTCGTGCCGGTTTGAACATTTCCTTGACCCTCGACCTCGACGTACAGCGGGCGGCAGAAGCAGCTCTCGACGATCGCCGAGGCGCGATCGTCGCCATTGACCCGCATTCGGGCGGCATCTTAGCGATGGTCAGCCATCCGACGTTCGATCCGAACATCTTCTCTACGCGCATCACCCACGAAACCTGGGAGGCCCTGCAATCACAAGGCAATCCTTTCATCAATCGTGCCGTGCGCGGTTATCCGCCAGGGTCTACTTTCAAGGTCGTCACGGCGATCGCGGGTATGGAGTCGGGGAAGTACCCTCCGGGAACGATCCTCAACACCTATGGCGTTATCAATCTCGGCGGCATGCTGATGCCGGCGTGGAATGGTGCTGGTTTCGGACCGCTGGGTTATGAGGGTGCGCTGCAGTGGAGCAGCAACACGTTCTTCGGGCAAGTCGCTGTCGGTGTTGGGGGTGTTACTCTGATCGACTGGTCGCGGCGTCTGGGTTTCGGGGTGTCAACAGGGGTCGAGCTTGCTGAGGAGTCATCTGGCTTGATCGCTGATGACGAATGGAAGCGCGAGCGTTTTAACGATTGGGGATGGACAATTGGCGACACGGCCAACATGTCCATCGGTCAGGGCTTCACGCTTACCACGCCATTACAGGTTGCAGTACTGTTTGCAATTCCGGCAAACGGCGGCTATCTCGTCCGGGCGCATTTCCTCAAAGACGAGCGACCAGCCGATGCCTGGCGCAAGTCCCTCGACCTCAACTCGGCTAACGTCGCCACGGTACAGCGAGGATTGCGGCAGGTCGTGACAGCGGGGACGGGTCAGGCGCTCGCCGTTCCGCACCTGCCACCTACGGCAGGTAAAAGCGGAACTGCTGAAGCACCCCCAGGAGAAACTCACGCTTGGTTCGGTGCCTACGCGCCCTACGACAAACCGGAAATCGTTGTCGTTGCTTTTGCCGAACACTCCGGGGGCGGGGGCGGTTCGGTAGCCGCGCCGATGGTGCGCGAGGTACTAGAAACCTATTTCGACGTCAAGCCACCGCAGTGA
- a CDS encoding histidine phosphatase family protein, translating into MVSPSQTVWIARHGNRYDFVNPAWFKTAPRPYDPHLSEDGIVQARQLGDRLRNEGIGRIFASPFLRTVQTAHLVAEALDLPIALEAGLSEWLNPCWMHEEPERLSLAALKERFPRVDTGYTSRAIASYPESDTEVAVRTGETARLLAEEFCEDLLLVGHGASVIGTARGLVGGTPDINAALCCLVKVVRQSQGWELELAGDTSHLSETESVVRFN; encoded by the coding sequence ATGGTTTCTCCATCGCAGACCGTTTGGATTGCCCGCCATGGCAACCGCTACGATTTCGTCAACCCAGCCTGGTTTAAAACCGCCCCGCGACCCTACGACCCTCATCTTTCTGAAGACGGGATCGTCCAGGCACGACAGCTCGGCGATCGCCTCCGCAACGAGGGCATCGGTCGGATTTTTGCGTCGCCATTTTTACGTACGGTACAAACAGCCCATCTCGTTGCCGAAGCGTTGGACCTGCCGATCGCCTTGGAAGCAGGATTGAGCGAGTGGTTGAATCCCTGCTGGATGCACGAGGAGCCCGAGCGTTTGTCGCTGGCAGCTCTCAAGGAGCGCTTCCCGCGCGTGGATACCGGCTATACCTCGCGGGCGATCGCTAGTTACCCCGAAAGCGATACCGAGGTCGCAGTGCGCACCGGTGAGACCGCCCGGCTGCTCGCTGAGGAGTTCTGCGAAGACTTACTCCTCGTGGGCCACGGTGCGTCGGTCATCGGGACGGCTCGCGGTTTGGTGGGCGGCACGCCGGACATTAACGCTGCTCTATGTTGCCTGGTTAAGGTCGTACGCCAATCCCAGGGATGGGAGCTCGAGTTAGCGGGCGATACATCGCACCTGAGTGAAACGGAGTCGGTTGTCCGGTTCAATTAG
- the pheS gene encoding phenylalanine--tRNA ligase subunit alpha, which yields MSASDLERELADLKQTAIAAIATAADLDRLEQLRVQFLGKKGQLSQVLRGMGKLSTDERPRVGARANDVKQALQTSLEGARNNLEAAAIAAQLASETLDVTLPGVGRPLGRKHPLNSTIDRMIEIFIGLGYTVAEGSEIETDYYNFEALNTPPDHPARDMQDTFYLPGGKLLRTHTSSVQIRYMERHAPPIRIAAPGRVYRRDTVDATHSAVFHQLEILSVEEGLSFTDLRGTIVEFLRQMFGTELEVRFRASYFPFTEPSAEVDVRWQGKWLEVLGCGMVDPNVLKAVGYDPERYTGFAAGFGVERFAMVLHRMDDIRRLYASDLRFLRQF from the coding sequence ATGTCCGCCTCCGACCTCGAACGCGAACTCGCAGATCTCAAGCAAACCGCGATCGCCGCGATCGCCACCGCTGCCGACCTCGACCGACTCGAGCAACTGCGCGTGCAGTTCCTCGGCAAAAAAGGACAGCTTTCGCAAGTGTTGCGCGGCATGGGTAAGCTTTCCACCGACGAGCGTCCGCGCGTCGGCGCCCGCGCCAACGACGTCAAGCAAGCCCTGCAAACCAGCCTCGAAGGCGCTCGCAATAACCTCGAGGCTGCCGCGATCGCCGCGCAGCTAGCTTCTGAGACCCTCGACGTTACGCTGCCCGGTGTCGGCCGGCCCCTCGGACGCAAACACCCGCTCAACAGCACGATCGACCGGATGATCGAAATCTTCATCGGTCTCGGTTACACCGTGGCAGAAGGCTCGGAAATCGAAACCGACTACTACAACTTCGAAGCGCTCAACACGCCCCCAGATCACCCGGCACGGGACATGCAAGATACGTTTTATCTGCCAGGCGGTAAGTTGCTGCGCACGCACACATCTTCCGTACAGATCCGCTACATGGAACGGCACGCCCCCCCGATCCGCATTGCCGCGCCGGGCCGCGTTTACCGTCGCGACACCGTCGATGCCACACATTCTGCCGTATTCCACCAACTCGAAATTCTGTCGGTCGAAGAGGGACTGAGCTTCACCGACCTGCGCGGCACGATCGTAGAGTTTTTGCGCCAGATGTTCGGAACGGAGCTGGAGGTGCGATTCCGTGCCAGCTACTTCCCGTTCACCGAACCCTCGGCTGAGGTGGACGTCCGCTGGCAGGGCAAGTGGCTAGAAGTACTCGGCTGCGGTATGGTCGATCCGAATGTCCTAAAAGCCGTCGGTTACGACCCCGAGCGCTATACCGGCTTTGCTGCTGGTTTTGGCGTCGAGCGTTTTGCTATGGTGTTGCACCGCATGGACGATATCCGCCGCCTCTACGCCAGTGACCTGCGTTTCCTGCGACAGTTTTAG
- the rpsD gene encoding 30S ribosomal protein S4: protein MSRYRGPRLRIVRRLGDLPGLSRKTPRRQYPPGQHGQARRKRSEYAIRLEEKQKLRFNYGVSEKQLIGYVKRARRSTGSTGQSLLELLEMRLDNTVFRMGMAGTIPGARQLVNHGHVTVNGRKMNIPSYQCVPGDVIAIRDTDRSKDLVRRNMEYPGLANLPSHLTFDKDKLVGQVNGVVEREWVALPINELLVVEYYSRKV from the coding sequence ATGTCGAGATATCGAGGTCCGCGCCTGCGCATCGTGCGTCGTTTGGGTGACTTGCCGGGGTTGTCGCGCAAGACGCCTCGCCGTCAGTATCCCCCCGGCCAACACGGACAGGCTCGCCGGAAGCGTTCGGAATACGCTATCCGCTTAGAAGAAAAACAGAAGTTGCGCTTCAACTACGGCGTTTCCGAGAAGCAGCTCATCGGTTATGTGAAGCGGGCACGTCGTTCTACGGGTTCGACGGGGCAGTCGCTTCTGGAACTATTAGAGATGCGCTTGGACAATACGGTATTCCGGATGGGCATGGCCGGAACGATTCCCGGCGCCCGCCAGTTGGTCAACCACGGTCACGTGACGGTCAACGGTCGTAAGATGAACATCCCCAGCTACCAATGCGTGCCAGGCGACGTGATTGCAATTCGAGATACAGACCGCTCGAAGGATTTGGTCCGCCGCAACATGGAATATCCGGGTTTGGCAAACTTGCCCAGCCACCTGACCTTCGATAAAGACAAGCTGGTCGGACAAGTAAATGGCGTGGTCGAGCGCGAGTGGGTTGCGTTACCGATCAACGAACTACTCGTGGTCGAGTATTACTCGCGGAAGGTCTAG